DNA sequence from the Amphiprion ocellaris isolate individual 3 ecotype Okinawa chromosome 17, ASM2253959v1, whole genome shotgun sequence genome:
tgtcttatcctgataatatgagttGGATGAGACATTCAAttaaggctgacaatgttatgaaaatatgaaaaatagaagaggacatagctttgctctaaccattctttgatgatgttaattccagcgtatcatgtgattcactgttttcttcttctaccggCTAAAAGGTTGATGCTAACGTGTGGGACACCCATTCCATGCATGAtagttattatttaaaatattatgttgatgacaaaaatgttcccacaattacacgagacatcaatgaaaaaaataataccaaaaaaaggagatttaaatttcactccaactgttttatttgagattgaatttggtcatcaggggggtggtagaagagaaaaatggcattttggggggaactccagatttatttggtattttaaaaatattttcaaacattattttctcctagttttttttagatttagtctcAGGGCAagcacatttacacaacaactacatgttttagtattttgtatgtggattatttgaaattggATGGGGGGGACCTAAAATGTCCCCCAATTATGGAATGACTCTTAAAGCTATACAAGTGAGCCATAGAACTCAAAtgcattgtgtttttccttATAATAAGGCATTGCGTTGCTGGACTAAACTGGACTATTTGGAACAAACCATTgttaaatagttgttttttttccacaggtaTTATCAAAGTAAGTGGGGCTCCTTGTGTGTATAGCTTTGTTAAGATTTGGCTTTAGAGACTGGCAGATTTACTGGTCTCCCTGAAGACAAAAACATTCTGTTATTTAGGTGAGACTGATGGTTTAATAATTTCAGAATTAATATTTTCAGTCTCCTGCACAAGTAATATTCAACAAAGTCATTTACCAGTCTCAATAGTTGTCTTTGTacacatttatcacatttttaatgcaGTCAAGTCCTTATGAAATTTTAACATGATCTAGTTAGATGTGATAcatacatgttttttctttcctttttttgttgatatACATCCTTATATTGAGCAAAGCAATGCttcaaattaaatacattttctataaATTTCAAACTTTACCCAGCCTGATAACTGTAATATTTCTCCCATTTCACACACTGCCAGGAGAGAAGCTTGAGCTGTTCCTGCGGTCGCTGAACAGCAGCAAGCCTCATTACCTGGGCCAGACAGGCCTGGGCATGGCTGAAGAGCTAGGCAGACTGGCCCTGGAGCCTGGAGAGAACTTTTGCATGGGAGGCCCCGGGATGATCTTCAGTAGAGAGGTGCTTCGTAGGATGGTCCCTCACATCAGTACCTGCCTGAGTGAGATGTACACCACCCATGAGGATGTGGAGGTGGGCCGCTGCGTGCGACGCTTTGGAGGAACACAGTGTGTGTGGTCCTATGAGGTATGGACTGAGTCAAACTGCTTTCTATTCTTGTAGGTTCCTAGAATATCATGGAGTCTGCATTCATAGGCAACAGTGGGATTCAGTCAGTTCTGTTGGAATTTGGACAAATGAAGTAACTTTTCAAATGTAATCTAGAAatatccaccgatcagccacaacattatgccCACTGACAGGCGAAGTGAATAACAGTGATCATCTTGTTGTAGTGTTCTGCTAGGAAGCTTTGAgtcttgacattcatgtggggggtttgacatgtaccacacACCTAagcattgcaggtcaagcaacccccaaacccccatggcaacagcagtcagTGATgtcagttgccaccctcagctgGACAATACAGCTTGACACCCAAGAAAAACTGCCcaggagtggcccagggaacacaacagagctaatgTGTTCACCTGTGTTCCAcattccccagatccaaatcttactgagaATCTATGCATCCCATAGATTCTCAGTCCAGGATAAGTCTGATCTAgataggtcccaccctgcaacccacaggacccagaAAATTCATTGCCACCATCccagtgccacaggacatccccagaggtcctgtgtccatgtcccACTGGGTCAggggagttttagcagcataaaagggaccaacacaatgttaggcaggtggtcataatattatgcctgatcagtgtatagaCAGTGCCCATAAAAAGTGCCTTTGAAGTTtcccccttttattgcttttcatcaCTGCATCAATGGCcaattttattttctgaatggaaaaaaagactgtttatgtcaaagtgaaatCAGATTTCTACCAAATAagatcaattaattaaaaatataaaacataactGCAGAAGTGTTCAGGCCCTATCAGTCTGTATTTAGTAAATACACATATGTATGTGACACACATACAGCAATTCCTTGAGTTGTTATTGAGGTGGGACCAGATAACAGAACTTTACCGGTTGTAATGACAGGACACAACACGGCTCCTCATACTTTTTTATATTTCTCCTGACTAGTGAATATTAGCAGATGGAAATTGTTCGAGTTGCTTCCGTTGctacaagaaaaaataattttggctatatttgtatatattctTGTTATAATTGCTGAAATCTGGAAATTTGATGGCATCACCACACTAAAGTCCAACAgggtaaaaaaacacaagcagtcaATCTCACTATGAAACTGAAAGTGAGAGAACCACCAATGGAAGAATAGAACTCCGTTGTACAGAAATATAATGTTTACACAACTACAGTTAGTGGAGTGGGTCGAAATTGATGCAGGAAGTAAGACTTTAAAGTGTGATGTATGTTTGGACAAATCGAGCAATAATTTGTTTTgctcaattttatttttgtttccaaATGAGTCTGACTgaccttgattttttttttttttgcctttttcgcTTTCTTCCCTTCATACAGCTTACACTGTTGAATTCTCTATTTCAAGAATACTGAACACACTGAGAAGACTTTTCAGTATATTGGTCAGTAAAACAGTGGCTACTGCTCAGTATACGGTGAATCTATAATGAAGAGAGCGTTGTGCTTAAGAACACAATTATTGGGGGCCCCAGATAACTCAGCTGGTTGAGCGGGTAACCCctgaacaggggctatagtccccaatgCAGCCGCCTGGattcgattccagctcacggccctttactgcatgtcttccccccattcttctccctgctttcctgtctgcctctcaactatacctatctaataaagccaacaagaaggccaaaaaataactttaaaagaaaaagaacacaattatTTATTAAGATGGCAAAACTTGTCAAGAGTGTTGTGGTTACTGATGCTTGGACATCATTCatgcttttttcattgtgttgtaATTCCTTCCACAGATGCAGCAGCTTTTCTACGAGAACTACGAACACAACAAGAAAGGTTTCATTGAAGAACTTCACAGTAGCAAGATCCACAATGCCATTACACTCCACCCCAACAAAAAACCTGCCTACCAGTATCGGCTCCACAGCTTCATGCTTAGCCGTGAGATCTCAAGGCTTCGTTATCGTACCATCCTGCTCCATCGTGAAGGCTTGATTATGAGTTACCTCAGTGACACTGAAGTACTGTGGGAAGACCAACAGTTTGGGTCTCCTCCTTCCTACATGCGCTATCAGGCCAACGAGAGAAATGATGTAATTGAGTGGGATTTCCTGACAGGCCGTCATATTTATTCTGCGGTTGAAAACAAGATGGCCCGGCAAAGCCTTGGGAGCTTGCTTCGATCAGGCCTAGAAGACATTATTTTGCAGGTCATGGAAATGATTAATGAGAATTCAAAAACACGTGGCAGGATAATTGACTTTAAAGAGATTCAGTATGGTTACTACAGGGTGGATCCAATGCATGGTGCAGAATACATCTTAGACTTACTGCTTTTATACAAGAAACATAAGGGACGTAAGGTAACAGTGCCTGTGAGGCGGCATGCTTACCTTCAGCAGTCCTTTAGCCGACCTTTCTTTACTGAAACGGAAGGGTTAGATGTAGCTGAACTTGTGGCTGCAATCAACTCTGAATCCCAATCTCTGTCTTTTCTATCCAACTCTTTGAGGTTCTTGTCACCTTTCCAATTCTATGAATCAGCCAGGGAACTGTGGGAGCAAAGCCAGAGAAAGGTCAACATCCTTGTCCCATTGTCTGGTCGCTATAACACCTTTGTCCACTTTATGGAAAACTTTGAGAAAGTATGTTTGATACCCCAACAAAATGTTAGGCTCTCCATCATTCTGGTAGAAAATGGGAGCAGCCTGAACAGAAAAAGGCATTTTCAGTTAATCAAGGACTACAACAGGAAATATCCCAAAGCTGACCTGTCTGTAATCTCTATGACAGGCAATTTTTCACGAGGACTGGCTTTGGAGCTGGGCTCTGCACAACTTGATAATGATACTCTACTCTTCTTCTGTGATATTGATCTTATCTTTAGTGGTGATGCCTTGCAGCGCTGCAGAGACAATGCTGTTCAAGGAAGTAGGGTCTATTTCCCTGTTGTCTTTAGTCAGTACAACCCTAAGATAGTGTATGGTGAAAAAGCCCAAAGAGATAACAAATTTGTGCTCACCAAGAAAAGTGGTTTCTGGCGAGATTATGGCTTTGGAATCACCTGTATTTTCAAGAGTGACTTAATGAAAGCTGGAGGTTTTGACACATCAATCCTAGGCTGGGGATTGGAAGATGTAGACTTGTTTACAAAAGTTATTCATTCTGATTTGAAAGTGTTTCGCAGTCAAGAACCTGGAATGGTCCACATTTATCATCCTGTACACTGCAATGCAAGTCTTGAACAgaagcaacacaaaatgtgcCTTGGGTCAAGAGCAAGTACATTTGCATCAACAATGCAGTTAGCAGAGATGTGGTTGGAGAAACACGTAGAGGTAGGGTATAACAGAACTTCATCCTGACACTCCAGTTCTACTGGGCTTCTTCAAGCAAGTTTCCTCAGTTAGGCTTAAACGGAGATGGTGATGGACTGCGTAAGCATAAGTGTGGATCAGAGGTCTTCAAAGGCTTGAAAATTTTCCCAGGAAAGAATCAAGACTGTCATATCTACAGTATTAGCCAATTAAAACCACACAAGATCCAAACTGACCTGACAGCTGGTAGACCAATGTTGAACATATCCAAAGGACTTCGAACAGAACCAAGTCTACAATTGCTACTGTGAAAGCAAGTAAACGTGTTGGAGCTTAATCCACTTTATCCACAGCTGGGAAAACCATGGACTGAATGCAGCTAGATGTTAGCTGGAACGCTTACTAGCTACTAAAGCATTAGACTCTGCCAGTGATGGAAATATAAAGCCTTGATCTTTTTTGCAGCTTATTAGAGACTGGGCTAACATTTTTACACACGTACATGGCTAATCTGAGTACCAAACCTgggaattaaaataaatgacccAAAGAACAAGCTGTATCACCCAAAATATAATGACATGAAAtgcaaattaaag
Encoded proteins:
- the LOC111576381 gene encoding chondroitin sulfate synthase 3-like: MALKSRRTWTTVIFGVFLGFTASSWLIVPQVLESKRKKSPMCSYYSDSAKGLDNLGNSQSLKNRDPFIQEEDRSFSAGNSSGDTDRAVSRPKHFLFVGVMTAKKYLSSRAVAAYETWTSSIPGKVEFFSSAGSGTIRMPVPVPVVSLPGVDDSYPPQKKSFMMLKYIHDHYLDKYEWFMRADDDVYIRGEKLELFLRSLNSSKPHYLGQTGLGMAEELGRLALEPGENFCMGGPGMIFSREVLRRMVPHISTCLSEMYTTHEDVEVGRCVRRFGGTQCVWSYEMQQLFYENYEHNKKGFIEELHSSKIHNAITLHPNKKPAYQYRLHSFMLSREISRLRYRTILLHREGLIMSYLSDTEVLWEDQQFGSPPSYMRYQANERNDVIEWDFLTGRHIYSAVENKMARQSLGSLLRSGLEDIILQVMEMINENSKTRGRIIDFKEIQYGYYRVDPMHGAEYILDLLLLYKKHKGRKVTVPVRRHAYLQQSFSRPFFTETEGLDVAELVAAINSESQSLSFLSNSLRFLSPFQFYESARELWEQSQRKVNILVPLSGRYNTFVHFMENFEKVCLIPQQNVRLSIILVENGSSLNRKRHFQLIKDYNRKYPKADLSVISMTGNFSRGLALELGSAQLDNDTLLFFCDIDLIFSGDALQRCRDNAVQGSRVYFPVVFSQYNPKIVYGEKAQRDNKFVLTKKSGFWRDYGFGITCIFKSDLMKAGGFDTSILGWGLEDVDLFTKVIHSDLKVFRSQEPGMVHIYHPVHCNASLEQKQHKMCLGSRASTFASTMQLAEMWLEKHVEVGYNRTSS